In Calditrichota bacterium, the genomic window CGCGGAAAAGAAGATGATGGTGGGGAGCACCGAAAAGGCGAACTGCACACCAAACTGATCAAAGAACTCGGCTTTGGCCAGATTGCCGAACAGAAAGGTGGCGCCGAGGTCGCTGAGCTTGAGGAATTTTGCCACCTGGTCGGCCAGCACCTGCATGACGGTCTGGCCGTAGATGCCGCGCCTGACAAGCACGCCCAGCCCAAGGGTCAGAACCGCGCCGCTGGCATAGCGCACGAGCTGGGGTCGTTTGCAGGCATGGAGCACGATGCCGGCCAACACAAGGACCACCACCAGGGGAACGGCCACGTGAAGTTTGTCTAACAAGTAACCTACTGCCACAACGGCCGCGCCCCCCGCAGCGATCAAAGCAGCTGGACCAGCAGCCTTGCCCCACTGACCAGGCGTGAGGGCAGTGTCCGTGAACACGTAGAGCAGCACGAGCACCAGGAACACATACATCCCCACCCAGCTCAGTGCATTCTGGCTGAGGATGATGATTGCAAAAAGCACCTGGAGGGCGATGCCCCACGTGACTACTCGCAGGCGAATGCGCCGCCGGTTCTTAGAAAAGAGCACGCCGATGCCAAGCAGTATCGCGAGTCCGAGCAGGCCGATCCAACGCATGATGGCTTCATCCCTCCTGCGGCGGTTCGAAGCAATGCCGGCAACGGGCCTCGTACACGTCCTCGGCGCCCACCAGCACGCGCTCCTTGGCCTGGGTAATGCGCTGCGTGCGATTCGCCGGGTTGCCACACTTGACGCAAATGGCCAACGTCTTGGTGATGTACTCGGCCACGGCCAGCAGCTGCGGAATAGGCTCGAAGGGTTTGCCCCGATAGTCCTGATCCAGGCCGGCGACAATCACGCGCTTGCCCTGCGCTGCCAGTGTTTCGCAGACTGCCACCAACTCCTCATCAAAGAACTGCGCCTCGTCGATACCCACCACCTGTGCCCGTGCCGATTTTTCTAAGATCTCGCTGGCGCTGGACACCGCAGTGGAGGGAATGCGCTGCTCATCGTGGGACACAATGTGGTCGCTCGAGTAACGGTCGTCGATGCGCGGCTTGAAAATGGCCACCTTCTGGCGGGCGATCTGCGCTCGCCTAATGCGGCGAATCAGCTCTTCGGTCTTGCCGCTGAACATGGGACCACAGATGACCTCAATCCAACCAACGTTGCGTGGGGCGATGGTGAGCATGTGGCTACTCCTGGTTAGCTAAGGCTTTCCTGCTGGCGAGCTCCTCTTCGATGCGCCGCACCAGCGCCTCAATGCCGCCCAAGTCCTTACCGCAGCCGTCAATCACCACGTCGGCAAACTGGCGGGACGGTTCCACATAGGCCTGGTGCATCGGGCGCACTGATTGGGCAAATTGCGCCCGTACCGACTCCTCCGTACGCCCGCGTTTGGCAACGTCACGAGCCAGGCGGCGCTGAAAGCGCACCTCCTCCGGAGCTTCCACAAAGACGCGGATGTCGCACAGAGCGCGCAGGCGGGCATCGTGCAAGACAAGAATTCCCTCTACCAGTATCACTTCGGCGGGCGAGAGCGGCACAGTCTCTCGCCGGCGCGTGTGGAGAGCAAAGTCATAGACCGGCCTCTGGACGGTGTTCCCGCGCATGAGTTCCTGCAAATGGCGGACGAGCAGTGCAAAGTCAATGGCTTCGGGGTGGTCGAAATTGCGCCGGGCACGTTCGGCAAGAGGTATGGCGCTCAAGTCGGCGTAGTACCAGTCCTGCGCCATGCGCACGCAGCGCTCCCTCCCCAGCCGCTCCATGAGGCGGTGCACCAAATACCCCTTGCCGGCCCCCGAGCCGCCAGCAATCCCCACCACCACCGGCCTATGCACCAGGCTCGTCATCGTTCATCCCTCGCGCAAGAAGTGGTTGTCAAAGGCCTCGGGGAAGAGGTCGCGAAGCTGAAAGTGCTTCCGTCGGCCGGAGCGCGTGGCTAAGACGACCTCCAGGCGCGGGGCATAGTCCCACAAGAGCTGTCGGCAGGCCCCACAGGGTGGGCAAAAGTCGTCGAGGTCCGTGACAATGGCGATGCTCACGAATTCGCGGCGGCCTTCTGAGATGGCTTTGCCTAAGGCCACCCGCTCCGCGCAGAGCGTGAGGCCGTAGCTGCTGGATTCCACGTTGCAGCCGGTGTAGATGGTGCCGTCAGCGGCCAGGAGGGCAGCGCCCACGGCAAAGCCGGAGTACGGGGTTACCGCCCGTTCCTTGGCTTCTCTTGCCCGGGCGATGAGTTCATCTACTACTGCTTTCTTCCTACGCACGACGGTGGCTCTTTGGTAGACGCCGCTCAATAGCAAGAATCCGAGACCGACCGATCCCGGATTCTTGCTCTCCACCCAGCGACACGCACGGCGATGCGCCGACTTGACGCGC contains:
- a CDS encoding thymidine kinase; this translates as MLTIAPRNVGWIEVICGPMFSGKTEELIRRIRRAQIARQKVAIFKPRIDDRYSSDHIVSHDEQRIPSTAVSSASEILEKSARAQVVGIDEAQFFDEELVAVCETLAAQGKRVIVAGLDQDYRGKPFEPIPQLLAVAEYITKTLAICVKCGNPANRTQRITQAKERVLVGAEDVYEARCRHCFEPPQEG
- the udk gene encoding uridine kinase: MTSLVHRPVVVGIAGGSGAGKGYLVHRLMERLGRERCVRMAQDWYYADLSAIPLAERARRNFDHPEAIDFALLVRHLQELMRGNTVQRPVYDFALHTRRRETVPLSPAEVILVEGILVLHDARLRALCDIRVFVEAPEEVRFQRRLARDVAKRGRTEESVRAQFAQSVRPMHQAYVEPSRQFADVVIDGCGKDLGGIEALVRRIEEELASRKALANQE
- a CDS encoding cytidine deaminase, translating into MRRKKAVVDELIARAREAKERAVTPYSGFAVGAALLAADGTIYTGCNVESSSYGLTLCAERVALGKAISEGRREFVSIAIVTDLDDFCPPCGACRQLLWDYAPRLEVVLATRSGRRKHFQLRDLFPEAFDNHFLREG